In one window of Microplitis demolitor isolate Queensland-Clemson2020A chromosome 4, iyMicDemo2.1a, whole genome shotgun sequence DNA:
- the LOC103580848 gene encoding choline O-acetyltransferase isoform X2 — MQKYLAQVEAISPNHLDRARILVKQFLSGPGPKLQQRLLERRQATTNWATEWWLNDMYMSIPLALPINSNPGLAARPKIFKNQQESAVFLARFLMQLLDYQEMLDRKELEVERVKSRDGKSMQPLCMAQHYQMLRIYRKPGENSDEQIILDRATSGDHIIVAHYNQFYSIPVRASDRDRITEAEMIQQLLKIMETPADPRTPPVGVLTAAKRPVWARARQELLKNERNRHNLELLERCLCIVCIDEDVLPVTFNEPYNKNDRWINDRDYANVLHHCLHGGGSRHHGANRWFDKTLHVILGKDGMWGMTYEHSAGEAPAIFNAFETLTDNVDAMPPPDNFVPSHLPSPEKLEWRLSEQSLNDIREAITTFDSLVEDLDLCILWFQDYSKEFIKNCNVSPDAYIQLALQLTYFRLHGHLVATYESAGIRRFALGRVDVIRAASPESLEWVKAMCQGDPDASFNDTQEEGTKRKQRIKELFDLAVQRQTKEISDNINGLGIDNHLMGLRYVAKEAGENLPELFNDESFNIVHHFALSTSQVTTKNDAIVGYGPVVPDGYGCGYNLRKNGFIFSCSAFHSDGRTNARKFAQTLELSLRDMADMLKNSLNR; from the exons gcAACAGAATGGTGGCTTAATGACATGTATATGTCAATACCACTTGCATTACCAATAAATAGTAACCCTGGTTTAGCGGCACGacctaaaatatttaaaaatcaacaagAATCTGCAGTTTTTCTCGCCCGTTTTTTGATGCAGCTGTTGGATTATCAAGAAATGCTAGAcag gAAAGAACTTGAAGTGGAGCGTGTAAAATCACGTGATGGTAAATCAATGCAACCACTATGTATGGCACAACATTATCAAATGCTACGTATTTACCGCAAACCTGGAGAAAATTCCGATGAGCAAATAATTCTCGATAGAGCAACATCTGGTGATCATATTATTGTTGCTCATTATAACCAA TTTTATAGTATACCAGTAAGAGCATCTGATCGTGACAGAATAACAGAAGCTGAAATGATTCagcaattattgaaaataatggaAACACCCGCGGATCCGCGAACTCCACCAGTGGGTGTTTTGACTGCAGCAAAACGTCCTGTTTGGGCCCGCGCACGTCaagaattattgaaaa ATGAACGAAATCGTCATAATTTGGAATTACTAGAACGTTGTCTATGTATTGTTTGTATTGATGAAGATGTATTGCCAGTAACCTTTAATGAGCCTTACAATAAAAACGACCGATGGATTAATGATCGTGATTATGCTAATGTTTTACATCATTGTTTACATGGCGGTGGGTCTAGACATCATGGCGCTAATCGTTGGTTTGACAAAACACTACATGTTATCCTTGGAAAG GACGGAATGTGGGGAATGACATATGAACATTCTGCTGGAGAAGCACCGGCAATATTCAATGCATTTGAAACATTAACTGACAATGTAGACGCGATGCCACCACCAGATAATTTCGTACCTTCGCATTTACCGTCACCTGAAAAACTTGAATGGCGTTTATCTGAGCAAAGTTTGAATGACATTCGCGAAGCTATAACGACATTTGATTC atTAGTTGAAGATTTAGATCTGTGTATCCTATGGTTTCAAGATTATtctaaagaatttattaaaaattgtaatgtcAGTCCTGATGCTTATATACAATTAGCATTACAGCTGACatatttcag attacatGGGCATTTAGTGGCGACGTATGAAAGCGCGGGCATACGTCGATTTGCATTGGGAAGAGTTGATGTGATAAGAGCAGCGAGTCCAGAAAGCCTCGAGTGGGTTAAAGCAATGTGTCAGGGTGATCCTGATGCGTCTTTTAACGACACACAAGAGGAAGGCACCAAAAGA AAGCAACGAATAAAGGAGCTGTTTGATTTAGCAGTACAAAGacaaacaaaagaaatatccGATAATATAAATGGGCTTGGGATAGATAATCATTTGATGGGATTGCGGTACGTCGCTAAAGAGGCAGGTGAAAATTTACCAGAGTTATTTAATGACGAGAGCTTTAATATTGTACATCATTTTGCTCTTTCAACAtctcag gTGACGACTAAAAATGATGCTATTGTTGGATATGGACCAGTAGTACCTGATGGTTATGGATGCGGTTACAATTTACGTAAAAATGGATTTATATTTTCCTGTTCTGCGTTTCATAGCGACGGCCGTACAAATGCGCGTAAATTTGCACAAACACTAGAATTAAGTTTACGTGACATGGCTGACATGTTGAAAAATTCGCtaaatcgataa
- the LOC103580848 gene encoding choline O-acetyltransferase isoform X3, whose product MQKYLAQVEAISPNHLDRARILVKQFLSGPGPKLQQRLLERRQATTNWATEWWLNDMYMSIPLALPINSNPGLAARPKIFKNQQESAVFLARFLMQLLDYQEMLDRKELEVERVKSRDGKSMQPLCMAQHYQMLRIYRKPGENSDEQIILDRATSGDHIIVAHYNQFYSIPVRASDRDRITEAEMIQQLLKIMETPADPRTPPVGVLTAAKRPVWARARQELLKNERNRHNLELLERCLCIVCIDEDVLPVTFNEPYNKNDRWINDRDYANVLHHCLHGGGSRHHGANRWFDKTLHVILGKDGMWGMTYEHSAGEAPAIFNAFETLTDNVDAMPPPDNFVPSHLPSPEKLEWRLSEQSLNDIREAITTFDSLVEDLDLCILWFQDYSKEFIKNCNVSPDAYIQLALQLTYFRLHGHLVATYESAGIRRFALGRVDVIRAASPESLEWVKAMCQGDPDASFNDTQEEGTKRVQFTIYSKQRIKELFDLAVQRQTKEISDNINGLGIDNHLMGLRYVAKEAGENLPELFNDESFNIVHHFALSTSQVTTKNDAIVGYGPVVPDGYGCGYNLRKNGFIFSCSAFHSDGRTNARKFAQTLELSLRDMADMLKNSLNR is encoded by the exons gcAACAGAATGGTGGCTTAATGACATGTATATGTCAATACCACTTGCATTACCAATAAATAGTAACCCTGGTTTAGCGGCACGacctaaaatatttaaaaatcaacaagAATCTGCAGTTTTTCTCGCCCGTTTTTTGATGCAGCTGTTGGATTATCAAGAAATGCTAGAcag gAAAGAACTTGAAGTGGAGCGTGTAAAATCACGTGATGGTAAATCAATGCAACCACTATGTATGGCACAACATTATCAAATGCTACGTATTTACCGCAAACCTGGAGAAAATTCCGATGAGCAAATAATTCTCGATAGAGCAACATCTGGTGATCATATTATTGTTGCTCATTATAACCAA TTTTATAGTATACCAGTAAGAGCATCTGATCGTGACAGAATAACAGAAGCTGAAATGATTCagcaattattgaaaataatggaAACACCCGCGGATCCGCGAACTCCACCAGTGGGTGTTTTGACTGCAGCAAAACGTCCTGTTTGGGCCCGCGCACGTCaagaattattgaaaa ATGAACGAAATCGTCATAATTTGGAATTACTAGAACGTTGTCTATGTATTGTTTGTATTGATGAAGATGTATTGCCAGTAACCTTTAATGAGCCTTACAATAAAAACGACCGATGGATTAATGATCGTGATTATGCTAATGTTTTACATCATTGTTTACATGGCGGTGGGTCTAGACATCATGGCGCTAATCGTTGGTTTGACAAAACACTACATGTTATCCTTGGAAAG GACGGAATGTGGGGAATGACATATGAACATTCTGCTGGAGAAGCACCGGCAATATTCAATGCATTTGAAACATTAACTGACAATGTAGACGCGATGCCACCACCAGATAATTTCGTACCTTCGCATTTACCGTCACCTGAAAAACTTGAATGGCGTTTATCTGAGCAAAGTTTGAATGACATTCGCGAAGCTATAACGACATTTGATTC atTAGTTGAAGATTTAGATCTGTGTATCCTATGGTTTCAAGATTATtctaaagaatttattaaaaattgtaatgtcAGTCCTGATGCTTATATACAATTAGCATTACAGCTGACatatttcag attacatGGGCATTTAGTGGCGACGTATGAAAGCGCGGGCATACGTCGATTTGCATTGGGAAGAGTTGATGTGATAAGAGCAGCGAGTCCAGAAAGCCTCGAGTGGGTTAAAGCAATGTGTCAGGGTGATCCTGATGCGTCTTTTAACGACACACAAGAGGAAGGCACCAAAAGAGTACAGTTCACCATTTACAGT AAGCAACGAATAAAGGAGCTGTTTGATTTAGCAGTACAAAGacaaacaaaagaaatatccGATAATATAAATGGGCTTGGGATAGATAATCATTTGATGGGATTGCGGTACGTCGCTAAAGAGGCAGGTGAAAATTTACCAGAGTTATTTAATGACGAGAGCTTTAATATTGTACATCATTTTGCTCTTTCAACAtctcag gTGACGACTAAAAATGATGCTATTGTTGGATATGGACCAGTAGTACCTGATGGTTATGGATGCGGTTACAATTTACGTAAAAATGGATTTATATTTTCCTGTTCTGCGTTTCATAGCGACGGCCGTACAAATGCGCGTAAATTTGCACAAACACTAGAATTAAGTTTACGTGACATGGCTGACATGTTGAAAAATTCGCtaaatcgataa